A window of Zingiber officinale cultivar Zhangliang chromosome 5A, Zo_v1.1, whole genome shotgun sequence contains these coding sequences:
- the LOC121981229 gene encoding casein kinase 1-like protein HD16 isoform X2, with the protein MMPELRSGARRGRAQANPVVQAEQPKTRRRRTARIQRPVGENPPAEEIGQVEGRGEVGGLAGEEIQEGVGERKMNDCNSGARSADKLAGGEDEGNAAPLPEKVQVSNSPLYKVERKLGKGGFGQVYVGRRISPASTSDRTTGSSAIEVALKFEHRTSKGCNYGPPYEWQVYNTLGGIHGVPKVHYKGRQGDYYVMIMDILGPSLWDVWNNNSHTMSVEMVACIAIEAISILENMHSKGYVHGDVKPENFLLGPSGTSEEKKLFLVDLGLATKWKDSSTNLHVEYDQRPDVFRGTVRYASVHAHLGRTASRRDDLESLAYTLIFLLRGRLLWQGYQGENKGFLVCKKKMATSPESLCCFCPQPFKQFVEYVVNLKFDEEPNYAKYISLFDGIVGPNPDIRPINTDGAQKLIYQVGQKRGRLMMEEVDEQPKKKIRMGLPANQWISVYNARRPMKQRYHYNVADMRLAQHIEKGNEDGLFISCVASCNNLWALIMDAGTGFTAQVYELSTNFLHKEWIMEQWEKNYYISTLAGTNNGSSLVVMSKGTLYAQQSYKVSESFPFKWINKKWREGFYVTAMATAGNRWAVVMSRNAGFSEQVIELDFLYPSEGIHRRWDNGYRITATAATCDQAALVLSIPRRKLIDETQETLRTSAFPSQHVKEKWAKNLYIASICFGRTVS; encoded by the exons ATGATGCCGGAGTTGCGTAGCGGAGCGCGTAGGGGCCGAGCGCAGGCGAATCCAGTGGTCCAGGCTGAGCAGCCGAAGACAAGGCGGCGACGGACGGCGAGGATCCAGCGGCCAGTGGGCGAGAATCCGCCTGCGGAGGAGATCGGTCAAGTGGAAGGGCGCGGCGAGGTTGGGGGATTGGCAGGGGAGGAAATCCAGGAAGGGGTCGGGGAGAGGAAGATGAATGATTGCAATAGTGGGGCAAGGAGCGCTGATAAACTCGCTGGCGGAGAGGACGAGGGGAACGCCGCACCGCTCCCAGAAAAG GTTCAAGTCAGCAATTCACCACTATACAAAGTTGAAAGGAAGCTAGGAAAAGGTGGATTTGGACAAGTTTATGTTGGCCGTCGAATTTCGCCTGCCAGCACAAGTGATAGGACCACTGGTTCTAGTGCTATAGAG GTAGCGCTAAAGTTCGAGCACAGGACCAGCAAAGGTTGTAATTATGGTCCACCTTATGAATGGCAAGTGTACAA CACACTTGGTGGTATTCACGGGGTGCCAAAAGTTCATTACAAGGGCAGGCAAGGGGACTACTATGTCATG ATTATGGATATACTGGGACCAAGCCTTTGGGATGTATGGAATAACAATTCTCACAC AATGTCCGTGGAAATGGTTGCATGTATTGCAATTGAAGCAATCTCCATATTGGAGAATATGCATTCAAAAGG TTATGTACATGGGGATGTGAAACCTGAAAATTTTTTACTTGGACCTTCTGGGACTTctgaagaaaaaaaattgtttctTGTTGATCTTGGCTTAG CCACTAAGTGGAAGGACAGTTCAACAAATTTGCATGTTGAATATGATCAACGACCAGATGTTTTCAG GGGGACTGTGCGCTATGCTAGTGTTCATGCTCACCTTGGGAGGACAGCAAGCAGAAGAGATGATTTAGAATCCCTTGCTTATACACTTATCTTTCTTCTCCGTGGCCGTCTACTTTGGCAAGGGTATCAG GGTGAAAATAAAGGTTTCCTTGTGTGCAAAAAGAAGATGGCTACATCTCCAGAGTCTCTTTGTTGCTTTTGCCCACAACCTTTCAAACAGTTTGTTGAATACGTGGTCAACTTGAAGTTTGATGAAGAACCTAACTATGCAAAGTACATCTCACTTTTTGATGGCATAGTAGGTCCTAATCCAGATATTAGGCCAATTAACACTGATGGAGCTCAAAAG CTTATATATCAGGTAGGTCAAAAAAGAGGTCGTCTAATGATGGAAGAAGTTGATGAACAGCCCAAAAAGAAGATTAGGATGGGGTTGCCGGCAAACCAATGGATTAGTGTTTATAATGCACGACGACCTATGAAACAGAG GTACCACTACAATGTTGCTGATATGAGGCTTGCACAGCATATCGAGAAGGGGAATGAAGATGGTTTATTCATTAGTTGTGTGGCATCGTGTAACAATCTTTGGGCGTTGATCATGGATGCAGGCACTGGCTTCACTGCTCAAGTTTATGAACTATCTACAAACTTTCTTCACAAG GAATGGATAATGGAACAATGGgagaaaaattattatattagtaCACTAGCCGGGACAAACAATGGCAGCTCCTTGGTGGTTATGTCTAAGG GTACTCTATATGCACAACAATCATACAAAGTGAGTGAGTCATTTCCGTTCAAGTGGATAAACAAAAAGTGGAGGGAAGGTTTTTATGTTACTGCAATGGCAACAGCCGGAAATAGGTGGGCTGTCGTTATGTCTCGTAATGCAGGTTTTTCTGAGCAG GTTATTGAACTTGACTTCCTTTACCCTAGCGAAGGTATTCATCGAAGATGGGATAATGGCTATCGCATAACAGCAACTGCTGCAACATGTGACCAGGCTGCCTTGGTGCTTAGTATACCTAGAAGGAAACTAATAGATGAGACACAAGAGACCCTTAGAACATCTGCTTTTCCTAGCCAACATGTGAAG GAGAAATGGGCGAAAAATCTATATATTGCATCCATATGTTTTGGCCGCACTGTTTCATGA
- the LOC121981229 gene encoding casein kinase 1-like protein HD16 isoform X1, whose product MMPELRSGARRGRAQANPVVQAEQPKTRRRRTARIQRPVGENPPAEEIGQVEGRGEVGGLAGEEIQEGVGERKMNDCNSGARSADKLAGGEDEGNAAPLPEKVQVSNSPLYKVERKLGKGGFGQVYVGRRISPASTSDRTTGSSAIEVALKFEHRTSKGCNYGPPYEWQVYNTLGGIHGVPKVHYKGRQGDYYVMIMDILGPSLWDVWNNNSHTMSVEMVACIAIEAISILENMHSKGYVHGDVKPENFLLGPSGTSEEKKLFLVDLGLATKWKDSSTNLHVEYDQRPDVFRGTVRYASVHAHLGRTASRRDDLESLAYTLIFLLRGRLLWQGYQGENKGFLVCKKKMATSPESLCCFCPQPFKQFVEYVVNLKFDEEPNYAKYISLFDGIVGPNPDIRPINTDGAQKVIKLIYQVGQKRGRLMMEEVDEQPKKKIRMGLPANQWISVYNARRPMKQRYHYNVADMRLAQHIEKGNEDGLFISCVASCNNLWALIMDAGTGFTAQVYELSTNFLHKEWIMEQWEKNYYISTLAGTNNGSSLVVMSKGTLYAQQSYKVSESFPFKWINKKWREGFYVTAMATAGNRWAVVMSRNAGFSEQVIELDFLYPSEGIHRRWDNGYRITATAATCDQAALVLSIPRRKLIDETQETLRTSAFPSQHVKEKWAKNLYIASICFGRTVS is encoded by the exons ATGATGCCGGAGTTGCGTAGCGGAGCGCGTAGGGGCCGAGCGCAGGCGAATCCAGTGGTCCAGGCTGAGCAGCCGAAGACAAGGCGGCGACGGACGGCGAGGATCCAGCGGCCAGTGGGCGAGAATCCGCCTGCGGAGGAGATCGGTCAAGTGGAAGGGCGCGGCGAGGTTGGGGGATTGGCAGGGGAGGAAATCCAGGAAGGGGTCGGGGAGAGGAAGATGAATGATTGCAATAGTGGGGCAAGGAGCGCTGATAAACTCGCTGGCGGAGAGGACGAGGGGAACGCCGCACCGCTCCCAGAAAAG GTTCAAGTCAGCAATTCACCACTATACAAAGTTGAAAGGAAGCTAGGAAAAGGTGGATTTGGACAAGTTTATGTTGGCCGTCGAATTTCGCCTGCCAGCACAAGTGATAGGACCACTGGTTCTAGTGCTATAGAG GTAGCGCTAAAGTTCGAGCACAGGACCAGCAAAGGTTGTAATTATGGTCCACCTTATGAATGGCAAGTGTACAA CACACTTGGTGGTATTCACGGGGTGCCAAAAGTTCATTACAAGGGCAGGCAAGGGGACTACTATGTCATG ATTATGGATATACTGGGACCAAGCCTTTGGGATGTATGGAATAACAATTCTCACAC AATGTCCGTGGAAATGGTTGCATGTATTGCAATTGAAGCAATCTCCATATTGGAGAATATGCATTCAAAAGG TTATGTACATGGGGATGTGAAACCTGAAAATTTTTTACTTGGACCTTCTGGGACTTctgaagaaaaaaaattgtttctTGTTGATCTTGGCTTAG CCACTAAGTGGAAGGACAGTTCAACAAATTTGCATGTTGAATATGATCAACGACCAGATGTTTTCAG GGGGACTGTGCGCTATGCTAGTGTTCATGCTCACCTTGGGAGGACAGCAAGCAGAAGAGATGATTTAGAATCCCTTGCTTATACACTTATCTTTCTTCTCCGTGGCCGTCTACTTTGGCAAGGGTATCAG GGTGAAAATAAAGGTTTCCTTGTGTGCAAAAAGAAGATGGCTACATCTCCAGAGTCTCTTTGTTGCTTTTGCCCACAACCTTTCAAACAGTTTGTTGAATACGTGGTCAACTTGAAGTTTGATGAAGAACCTAACTATGCAAAGTACATCTCACTTTTTGATGGCATAGTAGGTCCTAATCCAGATATTAGGCCAATTAACACTGATGGAGCTCAAAAG GTTATCAAGCTTATATATCAGGTAGGTCAAAAAAGAGGTCGTCTAATGATGGAAGAAGTTGATGAACAGCCCAAAAAGAAGATTAGGATGGGGTTGCCGGCAAACCAATGGATTAGTGTTTATAATGCACGACGACCTATGAAACAGAG GTACCACTACAATGTTGCTGATATGAGGCTTGCACAGCATATCGAGAAGGGGAATGAAGATGGTTTATTCATTAGTTGTGTGGCATCGTGTAACAATCTTTGGGCGTTGATCATGGATGCAGGCACTGGCTTCACTGCTCAAGTTTATGAACTATCTACAAACTTTCTTCACAAG GAATGGATAATGGAACAATGGgagaaaaattattatattagtaCACTAGCCGGGACAAACAATGGCAGCTCCTTGGTGGTTATGTCTAAGG GTACTCTATATGCACAACAATCATACAAAGTGAGTGAGTCATTTCCGTTCAAGTGGATAAACAAAAAGTGGAGGGAAGGTTTTTATGTTACTGCAATGGCAACAGCCGGAAATAGGTGGGCTGTCGTTATGTCTCGTAATGCAGGTTTTTCTGAGCAG GTTATTGAACTTGACTTCCTTTACCCTAGCGAAGGTATTCATCGAAGATGGGATAATGGCTATCGCATAACAGCAACTGCTGCAACATGTGACCAGGCTGCCTTGGTGCTTAGTATACCTAGAAGGAAACTAATAGATGAGACACAAGAGACCCTTAGAACATCTGCTTTTCCTAGCCAACATGTGAAG GAGAAATGGGCGAAAAATCTATATATTGCATCCATATGTTTTGGCCGCACTGTTTCATGA
- the LOC121981230 gene encoding NADP-dependent malic enzyme, with protein sequence MESTLKELRPEGESVMDPKCLVGGGVEDPYGEDQATVDQLVTPWTVTVASGYSLLRDPRFNKGLAFTERERDSHYLRGLLPPTCSTQELQEKKLMNNIRQYQLPLQRYIAMMELEERNERLFYKLLVDNVEELLPIVYTPTVGEACQKYGSIFKRPQGLYISLKEKGKILEVLKNWPEKSIQVIVVTDGERILGLGDLGCQGMGIPVGKLALYTALGGIRPSACLPITIDVGTNNESLLKDEFYIGLRQKRATGQEYSELLHEFMTSVKQNYGEKVLIQFEDFANHNAFELLAKYGTTHLVFNDDIQGTASVVLAGVVAALKMVGGTLADQTFLFLGAGEAGTGIAELIALHVSKETKAPLEETRKKIWLVDSKGLIVSSRKASLQHFKKPWAHEHEPVSTLLDAVKIIKPTFLIGSSGVGRTFTEEVVKAMASINEKPIILALSNPTSQTECTAEEAYTWTEGRVIFATGSPFDPVEYNGKTFVPGQANNAYIFPGFGLGLVMSGAIRVHDDMLLAASYALADQVTEENFEKGLIYPPFSNIRKISAHIAANVAAKAYELGLATRLPRPQDLVKHAESCMYSPIYRSYR encoded by the exons ATGGAGAGCACTTTGAAGGAGCTTAGGCCGGAGGGAGAGTCAGTGATGGATCCCAAGTGCTTGGTCGGCGGAGGCGTGGAGGACCCCTATGGAGAAGACCAGGCCACCGTGGATCAGCTCGTCACGCCCTGGACTGTCACCGTTGCCAG TGGATATTCTTTGCTGAGGGATCCACGCTTCAACAAAGGGCTTGCCTTCACTGAGAGGGAGAGAGATTCTCACTACTTGCGCGGACTCCTACCTCCAACATGTTCCACTCAAGAGCTTCAG GAGAAAAAGTTGATGAACAATATTCGTCAGTACCAACTTCCACTTCAACGCTACATCGCAATGATGGAACTTGAG GAGAGAAATGAGAGGCTATTTTACAAGCTTCTGGTTGATAATGTGGAAGAGTTACTTCCTATTGTGTATACACCTACTGTTGGTGAGGCCTGTCAGAAGTATGGTTCTATTTTTAAGCGTCCTCAGGGCCTTTATATCAGTTTGAAAGAGAA AGGAAAGATCCTTGAGGTCCTGAAAAACTGGCCTGAGAAGAGCATTCAGGTTATTGTAGTGACTGATGGTGAGCGCATTTTGGGTCTTGGAGATCTTGGCTGCCAG gGAATGGGTATTCCTGTTGGCAAGCTTGCTCTGTATACTGCTCTTGGAGGAATTCGCCCTTCTGCT TGCTTACCAATTACAATTGATGTTGGTACGAACAATGAGAGTCTGCTTAAGGATGAATTCTATATTGGCTTACGTCAAAAAAGAGCCACTGGACAG GAGTATTCTGAATTACTGCATGAGTTCATGACTTCTGTCAAGCAAAACTATGGGGAAAAGGTTCTTATCCAG TTTGAGGACTTTGCCAACCATAATGCTTTTGAATTGCTTGCAAAATATGGAACAACCCATCTTGTTTTCAATGATGACATTCAG GGCACAGCTTCAGTTGTGCTTGCAGGAGTTGTGGCAGCTCTAAAGATGGTTGGTGGAACATTGGCAGATCAAactttcttattccttggtgCAGGGGAG GCTGGTACTGGTATTGCAGAACTCATAGCTCTTCATGTGTCAAAAGAG ACTAAAGCACCATTGGAAGAAACTCGAAAGAAAATTTGGCTTGTGGACTCGAAG GGCTTGATTGTTAGCTCACGCAAGGCATCTCTCCAGCACTTCAAAAAGCCATGGGCACACGAGCATGAACCAGTCAGTACCCTCTTGGATGCTGTCAAG ATTATCAAGCCTACTTTTTTGATTGGCTCATCTGGAGTGGGAAGAACCTTCACTGAGGAGGTTGTCAAAGCCATGGCCTCTATCAATGAG AAGCCCATTATTTTGGCTCTTTCGAACCCAACTTCACAAACTGAATGTACAGCAGAGGAAGCCTATACTTGGACTGAG GGTCGAGTGATATTTGCTACTGGGAGCCCGTTTGATCCTGTTGAATACAACGGCAAGACATTCGTCCCTGGCCAG GCAAACAATGCATACATATTTCCTGGATTTGGCCTTGGCTTGGTGATGTCAGGAGCTATTCGGGTGCATGATGACATGCTTCTTGCAGCCT CTTATGCTTTGGCAGATCAGGTGACTGAAGAGAATTTTGAAAAGGGCTTGATCTATCCTCCCTTCTCCAACATCAGGAAAATATCAGCTCATATTGCTGCGAATGTCGCTGCCAAAGCATACGAGCTTG GTTTGGCAACACGGCTTCCTCGCCCCCAAGACTTGGTTAAGCATGCAGAGAGTTGCATGTACTCCCCCATTTACCGCAGCTATAGATAA